A genomic segment from Triticum dicoccoides isolate Atlit2015 ecotype Zavitan chromosome 1A, WEW_v2.0, whole genome shotgun sequence encodes:
- the LOC119283555 gene encoding outer envelope pore protein 16-1, chloroplastic-like — protein sequence MAPPQAPPSDLSSSPAAPWRRAAVCCRPRSPSPGGATAVHVVIAIVLQLKKMCKEGAYWGDVAGVYVSMEYGVERVRGEYDWVRQLKGEVDIFSRADGSALFKMGNTRVITAVYGP from the exons atggcgccgccgcaggcCCCTCC GTCGGATCTGTCGAGTTCTCCCGCTGCACCCTGGCGCCGAGCTGCCGTCTGCTGCCGCCCGAGGTCACCATCACCGGGAGGAGCGACGGCAGTCCACGTCGTCATTGCCATCGTCCTTCAG CTGAAGAAAATGTGCAAGGAGGGCGCATATTGGG GTGATGTTGCTGGAGTGTATGTAAGCATGGAGTATGGAGTGGAAAGGGTCCGCGGAGAGTATGACTGGG TGCGGCAGCTCAAGGGCGAGGTCGACATCTTCTCCAGGGCTGACGGGTCGGCGCTGTTCAAGATGGGCAACACCAGGGTCATCACCGCCGTCTACGGCCCCTGA